In Candidatus Manganitrophus noduliformans, a single genomic region encodes these proteins:
- a CDS encoding PRTRC system protein C: MIEIKQIVRIFKYQQLELADPGRELSPEQVVEFYSGVYPELVKATVEGPELQGTREIYRMERAVGRKGGEKSPPRLITIKELARSGKEETQQREKEEEIRCAQRILTVHVLHRPSGSAPSTPLPSELLPLLL, from the coding sequence ATGATCGAGATAAAACAGATTGTCCGAATCTTTAAGTACCAGCAGCTGGAGCTTGCGGATCCCGGCCGGGAACTCTCCCCGGAGCAGGTCGTCGAGTTTTATTCCGGGGTCTATCCCGAGCTGGTGAAAGCCACCGTTGAGGGACCGGAATTGCAGGGGACCCGGGAAATCTATCGAATGGAACGGGCCGTCGGAAGAAAGGGGGGCGAGAAATCGCCCCCTCGACTCATCACAATCAAAGAACTCGCCCGCAGCGGAAAAGAAGAGACGCAACAACGTGAGAAGGAGGAAGAGATCCGATGCGCACAGCGGATTCTAACCGTGCATGTCCTTCATCGGCCGTCGGGGAGCGCCCCCTCAACCCCGCTCCCATCCGAGCTACTCCCCCTGCTGCTCTAA
- a CDS encoding PRTRC system protein B: MIQQLDLKAALLYYRGAPSAAGDYWQIHSVEKDKAGVPVLREGIPVERRTLAELCKEILPSLYQNFGWIDPGLLAYGAGSEGPLLFWRPSIRRSIYFGRTLNLESGIVTWPALVFLARPKELHVFAVNADQRPELDTPLLMPPFFNIYEDCRVCLGTTRAPATCWPDETQRWGEAFYKSEFTQAGAKDRLFLKRGSLAAFWRSRPAAKTNGFPYKQLKGAGLTIRDLLRRAGLQKDKNRR, translated from the coding sequence ATGATTCAGCAGCTGGATCTGAAAGCGGCGCTGCTTTATTACCGTGGCGCTCCGAGCGCCGCCGGAGATTACTGGCAAATTCATTCCGTTGAAAAGGATAAAGCCGGCGTCCCGGTGCTCAGAGAAGGGATCCCCGTTGAGAGACGGACGTTGGCAGAGCTCTGCAAGGAGATTCTTCCATCCTTATATCAGAATTTCGGCTGGATCGATCCCGGCTTACTCGCATATGGAGCGGGAAGCGAGGGACCGCTTCTCTTCTGGCGTCCTTCGATCCGAAGATCGATCTACTTCGGCCGGACGCTCAACCTTGAAAGCGGAATCGTGACCTGGCCGGCATTGGTCTTTCTCGCGCGTCCGAAGGAGCTTCACGTATTTGCGGTGAACGCCGATCAGCGGCCGGAGCTGGATACACCCCTGCTCATGCCCCCCTTCTTTAACATTTACGAGGACTGCCGGGTGTGCCTTGGTACGACGCGGGCGCCGGCGACATGCTGGCCGGATGAGACGCAGCGCTGGGGGGAAGCCTTTTATAAAAGCGAGTTCACCCAGGCGGGGGCGAAGGATCGGCTTTTCCTTAAGAGGGGGTCTCTGGCGGCGTTCTGGCGCTCGCGTCCGGCGGCAAAAACAAACGGATTTCCCTACAAACAGCTGAAGGGCGCGGGTTTAACCATCCGTGATTTATTGAGGCGCGCCGGTCTTCAAAAGGATAAGAACAGACGATGA
- a CDS encoding DUF3800 domain-containing protein produces the protein MPPHPQPNKKLYCYVDESGQDTKGTLFVVVTVIVAEAREEHREFLRSIEKLSRRGSHKWTKSTRAQRYAYVEELVKGTRLRRSVFFSRFFNTTNYQDCIVKALSDAVSSVAGKEVCELHVIIDGISKRECHQIGPALRRRGKFLIRKVRGMRDESDEFIRLADSIAGLIRDDLDGIEPMQGIYKEAVRKRLIEEI, from the coding sequence ATGCCTCCCCACCCCCAACCAAATAAGAAACTCTACTGCTACGTCGATGAGAGCGGACAGGACACCAAAGGCACCTTGTTTGTGGTGGTTACTGTGATCGTTGCCGAGGCACGTGAGGAGCACCGCGAATTTCTCCGCAGTATCGAAAAGCTTTCAAGGCGAGGGTCGCACAAATGGACAAAATCCACGCGAGCCCAGCGGTACGCTTATGTCGAGGAGCTTGTAAAGGGAACCAGGTTGAGAAGATCGGTTTTCTTTTCGCGTTTTTTCAATACGACCAATTATCAGGACTGCATTGTTAAAGCTCTTTCAGACGCCGTCTCCTCTGTCGCCGGCAAGGAGGTTTGTGAGCTCCACGTCATTATCGATGGAATATCGAAACGAGAGTGTCACCAGATTGGACCGGCACTTCGTCGACGCGGAAAATTCCTCATCCGAAAAGTACGCGGAATGCGGGATGAAAGTGATGAATTTATTCGGTTGGCTGACTCGATCGCAGGGTTAATTCGGGACGATTTGGATGGAATTGAACCGATGCAGGGGATTTATAAAGAGGCAGTACGGAAGAGGTTAATTGAAGAAATTTGA
- a CDS encoding type II toxin-antitoxin system Phd/YefM family antitoxin: protein MAVSITEDIKSASELKKHMREVFEHLHKTGRPVVVTVNGRPDVVLLDAAVFENKLKTLNLSHLLAEGEADVLSGKVRPVRSFLKSLKQHAKKISG, encoded by the coding sequence ATGGCAGTCAGCATCACGGAAGACATTAAGTCCGCATCGGAATTGAAGAAGCATATGAGGGAAGTTTTCGAACATTTGCACAAGACGGGCCGTCCGGTCGTCGTTACAGTTAATGGGCGGCCGGACGTCGTCCTGCTGGATGCGGCGGTGTTTGAAAATAAGCTAAAAACCCTCAATCTCTCTCATTTATTGGCGGAAGGCGAAGCCGATGTTCTCTCCGGAAAGGTTCGGCCCGTCCGATCCTTCCTGAAGTCTCTAAAGCAGCATGCCAAAAAAATATCGGGTTAA
- a CDS encoding PRTRC system protein A has product MNAKDEILKKQLPTLMVPHHEPLPPLLEGYSRLLMARDGLWIESKTAWGHFVRPLWRSKRVLPYGALTQVETLYCKSIPMAFIERFLHQANHAAERSVETIAWILWSPSKGWKYLVPEILLQTAVRVDYRWPDLRDDWSLVVDLHSHGSLPARFSRDDDESDVGFPHFSVVLGHCKPGRGLEEIDHSLRLCLCGYYFEEELPWKREKERGL; this is encoded by the coding sequence ATGAATGCAAAAGATGAGATTTTAAAGAAACAGCTGCCGACATTGATGGTGCCTCACCATGAACCGCTTCCCCCGCTGTTGGAGGGTTATTCAAGGCTACTCATGGCAAGGGACGGCTTATGGATTGAATCAAAAACGGCGTGGGGCCACTTCGTCAGACCTCTTTGGAGAAGCAAACGCGTCCTTCCATATGGCGCGCTGACGCAGGTTGAAACCCTCTATTGTAAAAGCATCCCGATGGCCTTCATCGAGCGGTTCCTGCACCAAGCCAATCACGCCGCCGAGCGCAGCGTTGAGACAATCGCATGGATACTGTGGAGTCCGAGCAAGGGATGGAAATATCTGGTTCCTGAAATTCTACTGCAAACGGCCGTCAGAGTCGATTACCGCTGGCCCGATCTGCGCGATGATTGGTCGTTGGTTGTAGATCTGCACAGCCACGGATCGCTGCCCGCCAGGTTCTCTCGGGACGATGACGAGTCGGATGTCGGGTTTCCTCACTTTTCGGTTGTACTTGGACACTGCAAACCGGGACGCGGGTTGGAGGAAATAGACCATTCCCTTCGGTTATGCCTCTGCGGCTACTATTTCGAGGAGGAGCTTCCCTGGAAGAGGGAGAAAGAGAGAGGACTGTGA
- a CDS encoding PRTRC system ThiF family protein produces MKHYVRLAARNQEVPIHLVGAGGTGSVLAVRLCKLNLALKALGHPGIDVSIFDPDTVSEANVGRTIYFEPDVGRPKASILATRINQSTGFSWRAVPTEYDPGEQQAAPILITAVDTGRAREEIGRAIKNNDDATYWVDCGNSQYHGQVVIGTVHPVPQPEKEDVIGRLPTVLDLYPDIADPEKEKDQGPSCSLEAALSQQDLFINEHVALEASQILWRLFQKGCLEYSAVYVSLTPRNTRTLPIDPKAWERFGYRMDSKCLHAR; encoded by the coding sequence GTGAAACATTATGTTCGATTGGCGGCCCGTAATCAGGAGGTCCCTATTCATTTAGTGGGGGCGGGAGGCACCGGGAGCGTTCTTGCGGTTCGACTCTGCAAACTCAATCTCGCCTTAAAAGCGTTGGGCCACCCGGGGATTGACGTTTCGATCTTTGATCCTGACACCGTTTCCGAGGCGAATGTCGGGCGCACCATTTATTTTGAGCCTGATGTCGGCCGTCCGAAAGCGTCGATATTAGCGACTCGGATCAATCAGAGCACCGGCTTTTCCTGGAGAGCGGTTCCGACGGAGTACGATCCAGGAGAACAACAAGCGGCACCGATCTTGATCACTGCGGTGGATACCGGGCGGGCGCGCGAGGAGATCGGCCGGGCGATTAAGAATAATGACGACGCAACTTATTGGGTGGACTGCGGCAACAGCCAGTATCATGGTCAGGTGGTCATCGGAACCGTCCACCCCGTTCCACAGCCTGAGAAAGAAGATGTGATCGGCCGCCTTCCGACCGTCTTGGATCTCTATCCGGATATCGCGGATCCGGAAAAAGAGAAAGATCAGGGACCCTCCTGCTCCTTGGAAGCGGCTCTCTCGCAACAAGACCTCTTTATTAACGAACACGTGGCGCTCGAAGCATCCCAGATTCTCTGGCGGCTCTTCCAGAAAGGATGTCTTGAGTACTCGGCGGTCTACGTCAGTTTGACGCCGAGAAACACTCGAACCCTGCCGATCGATCCGAAAGCGTGGGAGCGATTCGGATACCGAATGGACTCAAAGTGCCTCCACGCCCGCTGA
- a CDS encoding replication-relaxation family protein, translating to MQKGLLLTDRDIDLLKYLAYGPAFSADLHERFFIKGGKLIASRTFRARMHRLLEGKCVSVFRPQRRSFQAKQKQSPLYGITQRGAEILAGEDRLPIDRIRIVRPDVRPIEHEIIVTRFIRKIYEYDTLKYTVIRLYDDAMLLKLRNRMDRIPDLYFTIKLRNEAYYNFMVEVDAGTTHAPEFIRKLLTFTQSKQSPIRLHEREPFGILIVCNTEFRMNYLQRIVMESSLTAKLRSLFAFNTIQGVDNSLGLFNPWWKTDGSRIDHIFKGAGRRDSAQK from the coding sequence ATGCAGAAGGGATTGTTGCTGACCGATCGGGACATTGATTTGCTGAAATATCTCGCCTACGGCCCGGCATTTTCAGCAGATTTGCATGAACGGTTCTTTATCAAAGGAGGCAAGTTGATCGCTTCTCGTACCTTTCGTGCAAGAATGCACAGATTACTTGAGGGGAAGTGTGTCTCCGTCTTTCGTCCGCAACGAAGATCATTTCAGGCCAAGCAGAAGCAGAGTCCGCTCTATGGCATTACTCAAAGAGGAGCGGAGATTCTTGCCGGCGAGGACCGTCTGCCGATCGATCGGATCCGGATCGTCCGACCGGATGTCCGCCCGATCGAGCATGAAATCATAGTAACGCGCTTTATCCGGAAAATTTATGAGTATGACACTTTAAAGTACACCGTCATCCGGCTCTACGATGATGCGATGCTCTTGAAACTCAGAAACCGGATGGATCGGATTCCAGACCTCTACTTCACAATTAAGTTAAGAAACGAGGCATATTATAATTTCATGGTCGAGGTCGACGCCGGTACCACCCATGCGCCCGAATTCATCCGAAAACTGCTCACATTCACGCAATCCAAGCAAAGCCCCATCCGACTTCATGAGAGAGAGCCTTTTGGAATATTGATCGTCTGTAACACGGAATTTCGCATGAATTATCTGCAGCGGATCGTGATGGAGAGTTCTCTCACCGCTAAACTCAGATCCCTTTTTGCATTTAATACCATTCAAGGCGTTGATAATAGCCTCGGCCTATTTAATCCGTGGTGGAAGACAGATGGCAGTAGGATCGATCATATCTTTAAGGGGGCCGGTCGCCGGGATTCCGCACAGAAGTGA
- a CDS encoding type II toxin-antitoxin system RelE/ParE family toxin — translation MPKKYRVKITRHAESDIESIFAYIHGKSPQAAIDFISELERQISSVERFPLRCPIIPEASELGIQYRHLLNGEYRTILRIQGSTVYILRVIHGARLLDLSVLE, via the coding sequence ATGCCAAAAAAATATCGGGTTAAGATCACGCGGCACGCCGAGAGCGACATTGAATCGATTTTCGCCTATATCCATGGAAAGAGTCCCCAAGCGGCCATCGATTTCATATCTGAGCTTGAACGCCAGATCTCTTCAGTGGAGCGGTTTCCGCTCCGCTGTCCCATTATTCCGGAAGCTTCGGAGCTTGGCATTCAGTATAGACATCTCTTAAATGGTGAATATCGGACCATTTTGCGAATTCAGGGTAGCACGGTTTATATCCTCCGGGTGATTCATGGGGCTCGGCTTCTGGACTTAAGCGTCCTGGAGTGA
- a CDS encoding ParB/RepB/Spo0J family partition protein, which yields MTAEMSEETSHRIDPAFTRSGDHITVLLPVALIRVVENTRKYIDPDRLADLAADIKKNGLQQPITVVADSDGGYSLVYGERRYRAHRLNGAEVIPAFIRTDLTLEQVRNLRRSENLQHENISPIDEAEDFARALETKSIEALAGHIHHSARYVRDRLALLNLIEKAKAALRTGKIGLDIAKILSCLSADRQLLMLERVEADGLNARKLANYLAEGDLSLERAPFDVTECRRCPHNSAGQPDLFEREQSGLGSCLNAPCWRNKEEAAAARLVRRIEENGPRAMLTDKIKIDLADLPPDIDQREAVFHQKEEIGEAQLQECASCKFLVAFVSKRGGEILKEKICSMKRCYEEKRREFHQDNKTQQKNRTQSGGSKGRGPKGSRRQSAPSSRSSAGHRMSPMNAPLRVRQFKKQIYRRYLAEQMQKSPQNALLLVLLGMYQAKWIRYWKNDPALKEYGIVVSPPEGDVTAFFQSLRRLTPEALIVQGGSLALKVLADLPLQLIEEMVFSHLGATPEQIFAVDGTYYELLTKSEIEATAKEMGLDQFLQMKNQSLSKLAGKPKKEFIKGLLAQGFVPERMPAWLQRETHLEP from the coding sequence ATGACGGCTGAAATGTCAGAGGAAACGAGCCATCGAATCGATCCGGCATTCACCAGAAGCGGCGATCATATCACCGTCCTTCTTCCGGTGGCGCTGATCCGGGTGGTTGAGAACACGAGAAAATATATCGATCCGGATCGGTTGGCCGATCTGGCCGCCGATATTAAAAAGAACGGACTTCAGCAGCCGATTACAGTGGTGGCCGACTCCGATGGAGGCTACTCGCTTGTGTACGGGGAGAGGCGATATCGTGCCCATCGATTGAACGGCGCCGAGGTGATTCCCGCATTTATCAGGACAGACTTAACTCTGGAACAGGTCCGAAATCTTCGCCGATCGGAGAATCTGCAGCATGAAAACATCTCTCCGATCGATGAGGCGGAGGATTTCGCGCGGGCGCTTGAAACGAAGTCGATTGAAGCGCTCGCCGGTCACATTCACCATTCGGCGCGGTATGTTCGCGATCGGCTGGCGCTCTTAAACCTCATCGAGAAGGCGAAAGCGGCGCTCAGAACCGGAAAGATCGGCCTCGACATCGCGAAAATCCTCTCCTGCCTCTCGGCCGACCGGCAGCTGCTGATGCTCGAGCGGGTCGAAGCGGACGGGTTGAACGCCCGCAAGCTCGCCAATTATCTCGCGGAGGGCGACCTCAGCCTTGAGCGGGCGCCGTTCGATGTTACGGAATGCCGCCGCTGCCCTCATAACAGCGCCGGCCAGCCTGATCTCTTCGAGCGGGAGCAATCCGGATTGGGAAGTTGTCTGAATGCGCCTTGCTGGCGAAATAAGGAGGAGGCGGCCGCCGCGCGCCTGGTTCGGCGGATCGAAGAGAACGGGCCGCGCGCCATGCTCACCGATAAAATAAAGATTGATCTTGCGGACCTTCCTCCCGACATCGATCAGAGGGAGGCGGTCTTTCACCAGAAGGAAGAAATCGGCGAGGCGCAGCTCCAGGAGTGCGCATCCTGCAAGTTCCTCGTCGCCTTCGTATCGAAAAGAGGAGGTGAGATTCTCAAGGAGAAGATCTGCTCGATGAAGCGCTGCTACGAGGAGAAGCGAAGAGAATTCCACCAGGATAATAAAACGCAGCAGAAGAATCGAACCCAATCGGGCGGCTCGAAGGGCCGCGGTCCCAAAGGGTCGAGGCGCCAATCGGCGCCCTCTTCGAGATCCTCCGCCGGGCACCGGATGAGCCCAATGAATGCCCCCCTCCGGGTCAGGCAGTTTAAGAAGCAGATCTATCGACGGTACCTGGCTGAACAAATGCAAAAGAGCCCGCAAAACGCGCTGCTCCTCGTTCTCCTTGGGATGTATCAGGCGAAATGGATCCGATACTGGAAGAACGATCCTGCGCTGAAGGAATATGGGATCGTTGTGAGTCCTCCCGAGGGAGACGTGACCGCCTTCTTTCAGAGTCTCCGTCGATTGACTCCGGAAGCGCTGATCGTGCAGGGCGGGTCGCTGGCGCTGAAAGTGCTCGCGGATCTCCCCCTCCAGCTCATCGAAGAGATGGTCTTCTCCCATCTCGGTGCCACCCCCGAGCAGATTTTCGCCGTCGACGGAACATATTATGAGCTTCTCACGAAGTCGGAAATCGAGGCGACCGCGAAAGAAATGGGACTCGATCAGTTTCTGCAGATGAAGAACCAGTCCCTCTCAAAACTGGCCGGAAAACCGAAAAAGGAATTCATCAAAGGACTCCTCGCACAGGGCTTTGTCCCCGAGCGGATGCCGGCCTGGCTGCAACGCGAAACACACCTCGAACCCTAA